The Pirellulales bacterium sequence GCAGATTTCTTTAATCGCCCGGCGTTTCTCACCGTTAGCGGCCAGTTGAACGCAGAGATCTTCGCCTGCTCGCTCGGCAAGGTCTACACGTTCGGACCGACGTTTCGGGCCGAGAATTCGAACACTTCGCGGCATCTTGCCGAGTTCTGGATGGTCGAGCCGGAGATGGCTTTCTTTGAGCTGGAAGACAATATGCGGCTGGCGGAAAGTTTTTTGAAGCGAATCTTCCGCGACGTGCTGGCCCGCTGCCAACTGGAAATGCAATTCTTCTCGGAGCGGATCGACACGACGGTCATTTCGACGCTTGAAGCAATCGTATCCAGCGATTTTGTTCGCCTGTCGTACAGTGAAGCAGTGGCTCGTCTGGAGAGGTCCGGGCGAACGTTCGAGTATCCGGTCTCGTGGGGACACGACTTGCAAGCCGAGCATGAACGGTATCTCACCGAGGAGGAGTTCAAATGCCCGGTGGTCCTGTACGACTATCCGCGGACAATCAAGCCGTTTTACATGCGGGTAAACGACGACGGGCGAACGGTGCGGGCAATGGATATCCTGGTGCCGAAGGTGGGCGAGATCATCGGCGGCAGCCAGCGCGAGGAGCGGCTCGACGTGCTCGAAGCCCGCATGAAAGAGCAGGGGCTCGATCCGCTGAGCTACTGGTGGTATCTCGATCTGCGGCGGTTTGGCACCGTGCCGCACTCCGGCTTCGGCCTCGGCCTCGAGCGCGTGCTCCAATTCATCTCCGGAATGGGCAACATCCGCGACGTGATCCCCTTCCCGCGTACGCCGGGGAGCGCGGAGTTTTGATTCGTGAATTAGGTGCGTTCGTGGATGAGTACATCCGCGAACGGTATAATTCGGGTGCTGAAAATCTCTGAGGAAGCTAGCTGTGGCTGGACGAGTTAGCACAACTGAGTCAATCGTCGTGCCATACGAAACGCGGCTCGACGGCGATCCGAGGTGGGCATTGAGCGAAGGCAGTCGGCATTTTGAAGAGAAGAACGCGGTGTTCGATGCTCTGCGCAATGTTGCAAAGCGACTCAGCGACCTCGGTATTCCTTACGCCATCGTTTGGGGCATGGCCCTATTTCGGCACGGACTGCGCCGTTTCACGGAGGATGTCGACGTCCTTGTAACAAAGGACGATCTCAAGAAGATTCATGCCGCGCTAGACGGGCTCGGTTACCTGCCGCCCCATCGCGAAAGCAAGCATCTCCGCGACACCAATCTAGGAGTTCGCATTGAGTTTTTGACAACGGGCGAATACCCCGGCGACGGCAAGCCAAAGCCGGTGGCATTCCCTGATCCGCGTGATGTCAGTACCGAGACCGAGGGAATTCGATATATCAACCTGCCAACACTCGTCGAGTTGAAGATTGCCTCGGGCATGTCCAATCCCGGTCGATTAAAGGATTTGGCCGATGCACAGGAACTCATCAAGATTCTCAATCTTCCCATAGAGTTCGCTGGAGGCCTCAATCCTTACGTCCGCGAGCAATTCGACATCCTCTGGCATGGCGCCCATTTCCAGTCGGAGTGATCGCAAATGTTTGCCGCGACGATCGCGAGATTCTCCGCCGGGGGCACCCGGCTTACTTCAGTAACTGTGAACTCAGCACCAACCAGGGTATTATTCCTACGATGACTGCAAACGCCGTCACCGTGCTTGGCGGTCGGATGAGGCGGGTCCTGTATACAACGGGGATCAGGAGCAGGGCTACGAGGCCCGTAATGGCGGACGAGAAGAGCAACAGTTCTCCGGCCGTCCCAACCGCGGCGGCATTTGGGTGCCAGGCAAAATAGAGCCGGGCAGCGAGAACGCCGGACTCGCAAACCGTGGCGGTCAGCACGGAGAGCATCCAACCGATCGTTGCCGCCTCGGCCGCTTGGCTTTCCACCGGAGTGGCCGGCACGCCGGTCGGCTTCTTCTTCCGCTTAGGCATGCAAGTACGTGACCAAGATGTCGCCGCAGGCCTTAAAGGTCACGGTCACGCGCACGCCGCAGGAATACTCGTAATGCACGACTCCGCGACCTAATACCCCACAGCGACCGGATACACATGGTTCGCCAGTGCAACAGCCCGGTAGGCAGATCGGTACATCGACCGCGCAGCCGCAGCAGCAACTCGGATTCTTGACGTGAAGTACCGTCTTAATCTCCGGCGGAGCGTTGCAACCGCAGCAGCAAATCGGTCGGCCGTGATGGCGGTACTCGATGCACGGGCCGCAACAATTGTCCGGGGCGCTTGCCGCGGGACTGGGCGCCGATGGAGTCGGGGCAACGCTGGCCGCGATAGGACCGGGAGCTGGAAGCGGCTCGGCATTTGCCAGGTCGTTGGCGCGGCTCATGGCGGCGATCGCCAGAAAGGTTGCGCAAACGACGACGCTCGAAGCGAACCTGCCAAATCGATTCATGGTTTCCTCCTCCAAGTGATGTTTGGCCGCGTTGGACTCCGACACGATTGGGCGCTTTCTCCGTCGCGCTCGACCATAAGAATGGCATATTCCATTTCGTCGGAAAAGGGGTTACGCACGGAAACTTTACCGAACGCGCATTTGCCGGCTGGCCAAACATGACCTAGAGTTCCTATTGCTTGGACCAACGAACTCCCATCTCAAGTTCGTCTGGGCATCTCAGTCTCGATCGATCCGGCAACGTTCGCTTGCCGCAAGGACAACTCACGACCTAACTTGCAGGCTCCGCTAGCAAGCCTACCATCGCCAGGGCACTGCCTGGCGGCGCCTGTAATGCCAATCCCAATAAGAGCTTCAATGATTGCTGCAGCGACGTTGCCTGAATCCGGGTTCGACAGAGCGATCATCAGAGATTCGCTCGCCGAACTGCGATTTGGCCACGACGGATTGGAACAATTCCTGGGCCTGTTGTTCGACGAACTGGACTCGCTTCGCGAAGAACTCGACGAAGAACAGGCCCGCCTGGAAGATGAGCGACACCAATTACGCGAAAAACAGGCGCAAATCACCGTCGAACGAAATCAGTGGGAAACCGACCGGCAGCACTGGCACGATGCGCTCCAAAAGCGGGTCGTCGAATTGGAAAAGGACCGATTAGCCCTGGCCGCGGATTTGGAAACTGAGCGCCGCCGAAGCGAGGAAACTGCCGAAGATTTCGCCGCCCAACGGCGGCAAGCCGCCGACGACCATGCTGACTTGTCGGGCGAGTTGCGCCAACTCCGAATGCTGCTGGACGCCAAGGTCAGCGTCGGCGGCCTCGGGCCGGCGAGTGAGGATCTGGATGACGAACCAAGCCAGACAAATGAAACGGCAAGGGATCAAACCTCGAAGAGTGATTCGCCGCATGTAAACCGCGAAAGGAATCCAGCCTCGCAGGACTGCAACGCTTTGCCGCCGCGAAAGAAGCCTGCACCGGCCAATCCGAGTCAACCTGATCCAGTCATGGGGCCACTCCTCTCGCAATTCCAGATGCTTCAACGGGATGTCGCTCGGCGCCGGGAAAAGAAGAACTAATCACACGGTTAGCGGTCAACTCACGACGGTCTGCGTATCAGTATGAAGCAATTCATTCGAATCTTGCCTTGGATTCTTGCCGTCGCGGCCGTCATCGTAATCGGCTGGGGCGAATATGCCGAAGTTGGATCAGTTGTTGGGGCTGGCCTAGGTTCAGTGTCCGGTCTGGCAGTGATTCTTGCTGTCGAATTTGTCCGTCGTGCGAGGAATCCAGCCGGAAAGCGCGCCGACTTTGCCAGCCGTTCCGCCAGCGATTCAAAACAAACGAGTGGCGCGAGTGACGAATCTGCCGCGGCGGCGGAGTCAATTCGACATCGTGGGAAACCAGCGGATGAAAACATCGACTCGCTCGTCGAGCAGATGCTCGCCGACGGCCGATTCGCATTATTGCTGCGACCGCAAATCTCCGACACCTTGCCGACTGAAATGATCGCGACGGCGCAGTCCGATTTGGACCGTCAGATGGCTCTCGTGCCCGACGGCGACGTGCAATTGGAGCCGAATCGACTTTCGGCTGCCGTTGAACTTGACGTGGCGGAAGAAGCGTTGGAGCCGGTGACAATCCACGTCGGAGCAACTTACCTCGATCGCGCGCCGGTAACGAACCGACAATACGAGGCCTTCACGTCGGCGGGCGGCTACGAACAGTTGGCGATTTGGGATCCAGCAATCTGGCCGGCCATGCTCGACTTTTTGGACACAACGGGTTGCCCAGGCCCGCGATATTGGATCGACGGTCGCTGCCCGCCGGGAAAGGAAAATCATCCTGTCGTGGGAATCTGCTGGTATGAGGCCACCGCGTATGCCCGCTGGATCGGCCGACGCTTGCCGACCGACGCCGAGTGGGTCAAGGCTGCGAGTTGGCCGGTCAGCATCTCGCCAAACACTTACGTCCAGCGGAAATACCCTTGGGGCAATACGATGGAGCGTCAGCGCGCGAATCTATGGGGATCGGGCCCGGCAGATACGGTGCCGGTCAATGAATTCGCCTCGGGCGTGAGCGTGGGCGGAGCATATCAACTGATCGGCAACGTCTGGGAGTGGACCGCGGACAACTTTCTCTGGATCGTCGCAGCCGGCGACAACAACGCCAAGCAACCGTTGCTCAAAACCATCCGCGGCGGGGCGTTCGACACCTATTTCGACAATCAGGCGACCAGCCAGTTCGCCAGCGGCGAGAACCCGCTCGCCCGAAAGCGCAACATCGGATTCCGCTGCGCGCTGGGGATATGCGACCTGGCCGCCACCATTGCCGAACCCGTCACCGATGACCAGGGCAAACCGGCCGAAGAGGAATTTGAACTAGTTTAAACGGAAAGCGTTAGGCCTCGCTCGAGTCACGGCGAGCCAGACTTTCGTCCTTCGTATTCTTTCCTGCGTGTTTGCGTATGGTTAAAGTCGTTCAACCGCTGGAATCATATCGTCTCGCCCAGTACTCGGTGCAGGTTCCTTGCTACGTCTGCGGTGAAGGGAACTCATTTGACGCCGAGCTTTGTCGTCATTGCTTTGCGCCGATGGCGCTCGCCCACCAAGCCAGCTCTCAAAAGATCCGTCCCCAAATGCTGGCCGTGATCGGCACCAGCGGCGTGGGAAAAACCGTCTATTTGGGCATGCTGTTGGACATTCTTTCGCGACAAGGACCCCAAATGCAGGTCCTTGCGCGCGGTGCTTTTTCGATCACTCTGCAGCAAACCGTCATGGGAGCGCTGGCCCGCGGCGAATTTCCCGTCAAGACTCCCAATGAGCCCGACCGCTGGAATTGGGTCCATTGTCAAATCCGCGCCGCCTCGCGGCGAGAGCCGATCGAACTGATCGTACCCGACATGGCGGGCGAGGCCGTTCTAGAAGAGGTCGAGCATCCGCACACATACATTGGGATTCGCCGGTTCCTCAGCAAGTGCAGCGGGGCGATCGTGCTCGTCGACGCGGCGGAAATGGCCGGCGGTCAGCGCGATCAGGACTATTTCGCGATGAAATTGGTTAGCTACCTGAGCGAGCTGCGCGACGACGAAGGAAACCCCTGGCGCGAGCGCCCTCTCGCCGTCGTGCTGAGCAAGGCCGACCGCTGTGAAACCTGTTTTGACGATCCCCCCAGGTACGCGCAGCGGTCGGCCACTGGACTTTGGGAGCATTGCCACGAGCGATTTCCGAAGCATCGCTTTTTCGCGGCGGGGGTCGCCGGAGCGTGCATCTCCCGCTTCGTGCGCGGCGTGGGTCAAGTCACCGCCCCACTGCGAATCGAACCGCGCGGCATCGTCGAGCCGTTCGAATGGCTCATTGGCAACATTTAACCCCGAAAACGCACCATTCCGAGGCGCCATTGAGGACGTCGCGACGCGATTCCTTGCTCGCGATCCTGGCTAGTGGACCGCACTTCAAGCAAACTGGCTTATGAACATCGAACAGGCAGTGTTCACATCGGCGCAAACCGATCGGTCCAGAGGCTATCAGTTGGTCGCCAGCAGTCCGGGAATCACTACCGAGGCCGCCCGCGAATTGACCGCCTGGGGCCCATCGCACGGATCCCTATGCGCAACAGGACACCCTGCGAATAGCGTGAATTTTCATCCAATAGCCGACGGGTATTGGTGCGTTTCCCATACTATCGAGGCCGGCGAAGAATACAGCGGCCGCGGCGGAGCGCGAATCTACACGCATTCGTTTATCGTCGCGGCCGAAGAATTGGCCCGCTTCGCAAACAGTCCCTTCGCTTTGCTCCGCGCGATCCGCAATCGGGGATTTCTCAAGTTGCGGGAATCGAACGCGCCGCCGCTCGCCACGTTCCAACTGCCGGGCCGGTCGGCAGCGGTCGATGAGGGGATCCTGGCCGAGTTCGTCGAGCGGTGGGGCGCCGAGCGAATTGCTTGGCTCATCGAGACGGCACTGACCGCCGACACGTTGCTAATCGTCGGGGCCGACAATCGCGAATTGTTGCTCGCCGGCCTGTTGAATTGCCTGCCGGTCGAATGTCGACCGGAGCTGTCGTTTTCGACGGGACTTATCTATTCGCCGCGGCGCCCATTTCGGATCAGCGCAGTAGTTGCCGACGACGTCGAGGCGCGTCGGCTTGGCCGCCATTCGGGAGTGACCGTATTGAACCTAAGGGAGGAACCGCCGGCCGATTTCGTTCCCTCGAGTTGGGCCGCGTATCTCTTCGAGGCGCTGGCGATCGATGCGCTGCCGCTGGTTTGTGTCGAGTTGGAACGATCGCGGTCCGGATTGCGACTCTCGGACCTTACATGGTTGGCGGACCAACTGACCCTCAGGCTTCACGTTTGCTCGGATGGTGCTCAGGAATCAGCCTCGCCGGCCGTCGACGAGCCAAGGCAATCGAGCCGTGGACATTTCAAGGCCAAGCCGGCGCGCGATCGGTTTGACAGCGAACGCCAATCGTCGCAAGCTATTGCCGATTGTGCTGGATCATGCGACCGCGTTGCTGGCCCATCCAAGACGTTGGCCGCCCCCACGCACGAGGTTCTGGAAAAGCTCGAGCGACTTGACGACCTCGTGTTCGACACGATCAACGGCCGCAGGCCGTCGCTCGACGAGTTGAGCCGGCTTTGGCCCCAATTCGCGGCCGAATTGTCCCCCGATCTCGTTGCTGAATCGCGCGAGCAATACCTGCGCTATGCGATCAAGCTTTGGGAAGCGTGCCTGACTGACGGCGCGCGCGACCCGTCTTGGGCGGTTGCCGCGCTCGACGTGCTTTGCATCCTATTCGGCGGCGAATAATTCCGCCACGACCGCGGCCCATTGACCATGCGGGTTGTCGTCGGTGGTGATCTCACTTGTGCATCAATAACTGCCACAAGTTGCTGTAATGGTCGGTCCAGGCGACTGGTGTGATCGCGGCAGAAACGCCCGGCGCCAGAATCGGCGGATTGGACTTGAGAAATCGCCGGTTGTTCGTCAGCAGCATGAAATCGACTTCGTACAGCAGCCGTGCCTTGTCTTCATCAGTCCAAATTCGCGTCGTGTCGAAGTGATAGTAATCGGCGGCCGCCTTCACCACGGGCGCTAGATTCACATAGCGATTCTTGATGTTCACGGCGATGATGCCGTCCGGATTCAAGTGACTCTGATAAACGGCAAATGCCTCGCGCGTGAGCAAATGGGCCGGCGGGGCGTCGCCGGAAAAGGCATCGAGCACCAGCACGTCGAAATGCTGTGGCTCTTCGCCTTCCAAGGAGAGCCGCGCATCACCCAAGGCGATTTCATGCCGTCCAGCACATTCCTTGATGAAGGAAAAGTAGGTGTTGGCGATCGTCACGACTTCCGGATTGATTTCATAGAATTTGATGAATTGCCCCGGTTGGTTGGCATACGTCGCAAGCGTTCCAGCGCCGAGCCCGATGACGCCGACGCGCATGTCGGGCTTGCGCTGAAAGTAGCGAATGGCCCGCCCAGCGCCCGTCTCGGGAGCGTAATACGCGGTCGGTTGCATTCGCCGTTTCGGGTCGTCGCTGACCCACTGCCGCCCGTGGCTGATGCCGCCGCTGCGGAATTGCATGTAATGCCGCTCGGGCTTCGTGGCGTTCATATCATAGACTTTGACGACGCCGTAAAAGTTTCGCCGTTGGAAGATGTTCTTGTAGTCGGGTTCATTGGCGGGCTTGGCGGCGTCCCATTGCCAGTAGACAATGCACGCCCAACCGGCCAGAAGCACGATCGAGCCAGCGGCGATTCGGATTCGCTTGCCGGTCACCGACACGGTCTCCGGCGGGTGGCCGAGGCTGGACCGAAGGGAAGCCCCGGCTCGCGGGCCCACCTGGGCTTCGGCCGCGACTCCAACTTCGGTCATCCGTTCACACTGCGATGTGCTAGGGGCTCGGAACAGACAATAGATTCCCGCCAGAACAAACGCCGCCGCGAGCCCGAGATTCCACTCGACGAATCCTGAAAAAATGTGCGGCGCCACGAGAGCGACCGAGATGCCCCCCAGCGCCCCTCCGGCGGCGATCATGAGATAGTATTCGGTGAGATGCCGGGCCTTCGGCCGCAGCCGAACCAGCTCGCCGTGGCAGACCATGCAGATCAAAAACAGCGTCGCCAAATAAAGCACCCGTTCGCCGATAAACGTCAATGAAGGGTCGATCCGGCGCGGATCGTGATATGCGAACCACCCCGGCAACCAATCCGTCAGCATGTCGCAAATCGCATCGTAACCGCCGGCCGCCATGAACACGCTCACCGCAGTTACGACCGCGTACGGACCACGGCGATACCACCGCTCGCGATCGAAGCAAATGATGAATGACAGTAGATAGAGCGATAGCGGAACGACCCACAGGAACGGGACAACGGCGACATTCTGACATACCTGATTCGTCGTCGCCAAGAACATCAGCGACGCGAATGCCGGCAGCGCGAGCCAAAGCGCGCGACGACCGATGCTCGGTTCGTCCGCAGCCAGCGTCGTCGCGCCGTCGCTTGCCGCGAACGATTTGGCGTCATTCCGCGCGTGATGATCGCCGCGGTTTCGCCAAATCCAAATCGCGACTCCGGCACAAAGCAAACCAAACACGACAAACGACGCCGACCAAAGCCAGGCTTGTGCGTCGGCGGTGAATGCCGGTTCGAAGAAGACTGGAAATGTCAACAGTGCCGTCAGCGAGCCGACGTTCGAGAGCGAATAAAGCCGATACGGCGACCGATTCGCATAAGCGCGGCTGAACCACGCCTGCCCGAGCGGTCCGGTGGCCGAGAGCACGAAGTACGGCACGCCCACACTCACCGCCAACAGCGCAAGGATTCGCCAGGTCGGCTCCATGCCGGGTTTCGGCTTCCAGCTCGCGCCGGGCACGATCGGCAGCATGGCCAGCGCACCGGCGAGGAGCGCTAAGTGCAAAATCGCCTGAGCACGGCAAGAAAACAACCGCGACGTGAGATGCGCGTACGCATAGCCACAGAAAAGCAAGCTTTGGAAGAACAACATGCAAGTCGTCCAAACCGCGGGGCTGCCACCGAACCACGGCAGAATGAACTTGCTGATC is a genomic window containing:
- a CDS encoding formylglycine-generating enzyme family protein, which codes for MLADGRFALLLRPQISDTLPTEMIATAQSDLDRQMALVPDGDVQLEPNRLSAAVELDVAEEALEPVTIHVGATYLDRAPVTNRQYEAFTSAGGYEQLAIWDPAIWPAMLDFLDTTGCPGPRYWIDGRCPPGKENHPVVGICWYEATAYARWIGRRLPTDAEWVKAASWPVSISPNTYVQRKYPWGNTMERQRANLWGSGPADTVPVNEFASGVSVGGAYQLIGNVWEWTADNFLWIVAAGDNNAKQPLLKTIRGGAFDTYFDNQATSQFASGENPLARKRNIGFRCALGICDLAATIAEPVTDDQGKPAEEEFELV
- a CDS encoding fused MFS/spermidine synthase, which gives rise to MSIESRAAAAPVFPAPVARPSSIVTFEPAPPAWLLWDLALMILVSAFLLFQVQPLISKFILPWFGGSPAVWTTCMLFFQSLLFCGYAYAHLTSRLFSCRAQAILHLALLAGALAMLPIVPGASWKPKPGMEPTWRILALLAVSVGVPYFVLSATGPLGQAWFSRAYANRSPYRLYSLSNVGSLTALLTFPVFFEPAFTADAQAWLWSASFVVFGLLCAGVAIWIWRNRGDHHARNDAKSFAASDGATTLAADEPSIGRRALWLALPAFASLMFLATTNQVCQNVAVVPFLWVVPLSLYLLSFIICFDRERWYRRGPYAVVTAVSVFMAAGGYDAICDMLTDWLPGWFAYHDPRRIDPSLTFIGERVLYLATLFLICMVCHGELVRLRPKARHLTEYYLMIAAGGALGGISVALVAPHIFSGFVEWNLGLAAAFVLAGIYCLFRAPSTSQCERMTEVGVAAEAQVGPRAGASLRSSLGHPPETVSVTGKRIRIAAGSIVLLAGWACIVYWQWDAAKPANEPDYKNIFQRRNFYGVVKVYDMNATKPERHYMQFRSGGISHGRQWVSDDPKRRMQPTAYYAPETGAGRAIRYFQRKPDMRVGVIGLGAGTLATYANQPGQFIKFYEINPEVVTIANTYFSFIKECAGRHEIALGDARLSLEGEEPQHFDVLVLDAFSGDAPPAHLLTREAFAVYQSHLNPDGIIAVNIKNRYVNLAPVVKAAADYYHFDTTRIWTDEDKARLLYEVDFMLLTNNRRFLKSNPPILAPGVSAAITPVAWTDHYSNLWQLLMHK
- the asnS gene encoding asparagine--tRNA ligase translates to MKSGTESIAETGKQQSPGPLALPSSHAVLSVAAAREPEAIGRLVRLQGWIRTRRDSKGGFSFLELNDGSSQANIQIVADGKLPNYESEIKRLAAGCSATIDGQVRASPAKGQPTEVHAERIAIHGWADPEAYPLQKKNHSWEFLRTIAHLRPRTNTFGAIARLRNQVCRSIHDFFQEQGFLYIHSPIITASDCEGAGELFKVTTLDLGKLPRQGPAVDFSADFFNRPAFLTVSGQLNAEIFACSLGKVYTFGPTFRAENSNTSRHLAEFWMVEPEMAFFELEDNMRLAESFLKRIFRDVLARCQLEMQFFSERIDTTVISTLEAIVSSDFVRLSYSEAVARLERSGRTFEYPVSWGHDLQAEHERYLTEEEFKCPVVLYDYPRTIKPFYMRVNDDGRTVRAMDILVPKVGEIIGGSQREERLDVLEARMKEQGLDPLSYWWYLDLRRFGTVPHSGFGLGLERVLQFISGMGNIRDVIPFPRTPGSAEF